The Triticum aestivum cultivar Chinese Spring chromosome 3A, IWGSC CS RefSeq v2.1, whole genome shotgun sequence genome includes a region encoding these proteins:
- the LOC123062287 gene encoding probable serine/threonine-protein kinase PBL23: MGLLSSAVRKCNSKMLLGGGSSSPCGVRGKEQPLTPSKHKRSRKKRFWRKKKSSKKFGCVPCVSLTELTRRAECEAIADLVNNISAKSDVTSHMYAAEEILRITNHNIPSRVLTFRELSAATNNFSCDNLVGEGGFGMVYKGHFKDTKEDIAVKRLDKEGFQGNREFLVEVLMLSLLSHPNLVNLIGYSTDLDQRILVYEYMPNGSLEDHLLDLPENAKALPWQTRMRIAVGAAKGIEYLHEVANPPVIYRDLKASNILLDKDFNSKLSDFGLAKLGPLGDESHVSTRVMGTYGYCAPEYAMTGKLTKMSDIYSFGVVLLELITGRRAIDPTKPTEEQVLIHWAAPLIRDRKMFVRLADPLLGKDFPVKGLYQALAIASMCMQEDPSKRPKIGDVVDALTFLAEQKYYPQRDREAAQAKGGDCSTPRKKDMVSEIKADDDMKQR; encoded by the exons ATGGGGTTGTTGTCGTCCGCCGTGAGGAAATGTAACAGCAAGATGCTCCTCGGCGGCGGCTCTTCATCTCCGTGTGGTGTGCGCGGCAAGGAACAACCATTGACGCCCAGCAAGCACAAGCGGTCGAGGAAGAAGCGcttctggaggaagaagaagtccAGCAAGAAGTTCGGCTGCGTCCCCTGCGTCAGCCTCACCGAGCTCACCAGGCGCGCCGAGTGCGAGGCCATCGCCGACCTCGTCAACAACATCTCGGCCAAGTCAG ACGTTACCAGCCACATGTACGCGGCCGAGGAGATCCTGCGGATCACCAACCATAACATCCCCAGTAGAGTGCTCACCTTCCGTGAGTTGTCCGCGGCGACCAACAACTTCAGCTGCGATAACCTTGTGGGCGAGGGCGGCTTCGGGATGGTGTACAAGGGGCACTTCAAGGACACCAAGGAG GATATCGCCGTGAAGCGGCTCGACAAGGAAGGGTTCCAGGGGAACCGCGAGTTCCTGGTGGAGGTGCTGATGCTGAGCCTCCTGAGCCACCCCAACCTCGTGAATCTGATCGGCTACAGCACCGACCTCGACCAGCGGATCCTCGTCTACGAGTACATGCCCAACGGCTCGCTGGAGGATCATCTCCTAG ATCTCCCGGAGAACGCCAAGGCGCTCCCCTGGCAGACGCGGATGAGGATCGCGGTGGGCGCGGCCAAGGGCATCGAGTACCTGCACGAGGTGGCCAACCCGCCGGTCATCTACCGGGACCTCAAGGCCTCCAACATCCTCCTGGACAAGGACTTCAACTCCAAGCTCTCCGACTTCGGGCTCGCCAAGCTCGGCCCCCTCGGCGACGAGAGCCACGTCAGCACCAGGGTGATGGGCACCTACGGCTACTGCGCCCCCGAGTACGCCATGACCGGCAAGCTCACCAAGATGTCCGACATCTACAGCTTCGGCGTCGTGCTGCTCGAGCTCATCACCGGCAGGCGGGCCATCGACCCCACCAAGCCCACGGAGGAGCAGGTTCTCATCCACTGG GCGGCGCCTCTGATCAGGGACAGGAAAATGTTCGTGAGGCTGGCGGATCCGTTGCTGGGGAAGGACTTCCCGGTGAAGGGGCTGTACCAGGCGCTCGCCATCGCCTCCATGTGCATGCAGGAGGATCCCAGCAAGAGGCCCAAGATCGGCGACGTCGTGGACGCGCTCACCTTCCTCGCTGAACAGAAGTACTATCCTCAACGAGACCGGGAAGCTGCTCAGGCGAAGGGCGGGGACTGCAGCACTCCTCGCAAAAAGGACATGGTTTCTGAGATCAAAGCCGATGATGACATGAAGCAGCGATGA